The Paracoccus liaowanqingii genome window below encodes:
- the ccmE gene encoding cytochrome c maturation protein CcmE translates to MKSLKKQRRIQVLAAASVALVVAVGLIGYGFSDGINLYRSPSQVSEAAPDPEEFFQLGGLVKEGSIANGEGVAFDFVITDGAAEIPVTYVGGDPRPDLFTEGQGTIAKGWYRDGRFEARDLLAKHDETYMPREVMDSLKATGVYQEPGA, encoded by the coding sequence CAGCGCCGCATCCAGGTCCTGGCGGCGGCCTCGGTCGCGCTGGTCGTGGCGGTGGGGCTGATCGGCTACGGGTTCAGCGACGGCATCAACCTCTATCGTTCGCCCAGCCAGGTCAGCGAGGCGGCACCCGATCCCGAGGAGTTCTTCCAGCTGGGCGGGCTGGTCAAGGAGGGCTCGATCGCCAATGGCGAGGGCGTGGCCTTCGATTTCGTCATCACCGACGGCGCGGCCGAGATCCCGGTGACCTATGTCGGCGGCGATCCGCGGCCCGACCTGTTCACCGAAGGGCAGGGCACCATCGCCAAGGGCTGGTATCGCGACGGCCGCTTCGAGGCGCGCGACCTGCTGGCCAAGCATGACGAGACCTACATGCCGCGCGAGGTGATGGATTCGCTGAAGGCCACCGGCGTCTATCAGGAACCCGGCGCCTGA